Part of the Calliopsis andreniformis isolate RMS-2024a chromosome 12, iyCalAndr_principal, whole genome shotgun sequence genome, gataattaataattaataattaataagaataataataaatataacgatgtatatatacacacacacatatatatgtgtatatatagaTAGGCCATGTCACCGCATGCTAATTGCTAAGGACCAACCTTGTTGCGCTTGTACAAAACACGGATTTAGTAACCAGACTGGGTTCGTTCGACACTCACCAAGGAGTGACTGGGCGCCCTGCAAACGCACCGTTAAAGCATAAACGTACAAGACACGCTGTCATCGATTCTGGCATATGGGTGAATCCTGAGCGTAACTAGTATCTGAACAGTCATACTTCATTTTCTACCTTTCTTTCTTTTACGCTCTTGAAATATCTAAGTATTTTTTGTGTACCTTATTAAAAATTGATCCCCCCAAAGTCTAGTCTCTGTTGTCTCTTTCTCTCATTCATCCATAACAAAGTTTTAACCATTCTGCAAGTCTAAATTGTTGTTCAGGGGCAGGGGGTAAGGGCTACATAGTGATGGATGAAGTGCAAAGGTATAATATACTGCACATGTCAGATGAAAAACATTTTTGTCTGAATGATTAAGCTATATTTCTAATAAATGGATTGTATAAATCTCAAGCCCTTGGGTAAACTTATTATTGTCCGAAGTTATCTCTCTAATTAGGAAATATACAAATCTCTTTACATTAGGACTAACACAATTATTTTAAGGCGTAAATGAAAGGGCAGTTATCTTTACAAACGGTCAATAAAATAtactatgtatatatgtatatatattcaatgaAATATACAATGTATTACCTAATCTTGGCATTTCAATCCTAAAattgtacatatacatacacatgTATGTGTCAATATGTTCGAAGCAAGGACCATTAAACATGATATCTTTTGCCTTCAAAGcaagaaataaacataaaactATCAAAGACATATTGTTACATGAAAATCTACCAAAATTTGTCGAATTATAGAAAATAGGATTTCaaacttttaattttaaatttcaaattaaaatacTGGCAAGAGCACATGTAAAAAAAAGTTTTAAATGATTCAGATATTTACGCTGATTAATGGGTAATGACGGAGTGTTCTCATTGGAATGGGGATGAATGTTCAAAATCATAGAGACTTACCTGGTGGCAGGCCCATGGGGGGCGGTCGCATCATGTTACCTCCATGAATCAAAGCAGGTGCAGCTAGGGTCATGGTAGGCCGCATAAGCGGTGCCATCAGGGCAACAGAACTAACTGGCATTGCTGCGGATGCAGGAACCATAACTGTTTGTGGAGGCCTCTGAAAtctttgttgttgttgttgaagAGCATTTAATGCAGCTTGTTGCCTTTGTTGTTGATCCTGAAACGCAGCAGCCGCGTTAGCAGCagcttgttgttgttgttgctgctgctgctgctgctgttgttgttgctgctgctgcaaaACAGCAGCTTGTTGTGTGGCCTCAGCTTGTGCATTTCGAGTTTCTTCAGTCTGTCGCCGTTGATATTTTGGAAGCCGGGCTCTAATTTCCTCCTAAAGTACAAAATGTTTGCTTTCTTCTTTTCACCATTCATtagaaatatagaaataatgataatcatattaactcACTAAGCTCAGATCCTCTGGTGGGTGAATGATTTTAATGGCAGCACTAGTTGTTGCTATGAGATTTACTTTCTGATCACTTCCAATGTTATTACTAGTAGTGGTATTACTGTCCGCGTTACTGTAAGCAGGGAATGTTGGTTTCACTGGTCCTATAGATCCACCAGCTACTGATGTAATTGGTTTAAAATCTGTGCCCAAAGGAGAAGTCACAGCTGTAGATGCAGCTGTTGAAACAGCTGCtgcac contains:
- the Bugz gene encoding bub3 interacting GLEBS and Zinc finger domain protein isoform X2; this translates as MGRKKKKQSRPWCWYCNREFEDEKILIQHQKAKHFKCHICHKKLYTGPGLSIHCMQVHKEAIDKVPNSLPNRSNIEIEIYGMEGIPPNDAKEHERQRNGGRPGSPSSGEDEPVRKKAKPEGLLGSAPGAMPTGSNMMPGVMPGMAAHPGMPPMGQFPPPMHHMMGPMGPVGPPFMGPGMMPGMPGMPPSIQPPVSGASIPPARPLFPSAAAVSTAASTAVTSPLGTDFKPITSVAGGSIGPVKPTFPAYSNADSNTTTSNNIGSDQKVNLIATTSAAIKIIHPPEDLSLEEIRARLPKYQRRQTEETRNAQAEATQQAAVLQQQQQQQQQQQQQQQQQAAANAAAAFQDQQQRQQAALNALQQQQQRFQRPPQTVMVPASAAMPVSSVALMAPLMRPTMTLAAPALIHGGNMMRPPPMGLPPGRPVTPW